One window from the genome of Prinia subflava isolate CZ2003 ecotype Zambia chromosome 2, Cam_Psub_1.2, whole genome shotgun sequence encodes:
- the NHSL1 gene encoding NHS-like protein 1 isoform X7, translating to MCSHTPCFGEGEVGTGQSDFRGHSMYVPDHCSTLGRLDSYRSAMQRSETKDTSCQTEEVKVVPPSMRRIRAQKGQGIAAQMSQFSSSSGNMSVMSDSAAVIFASRQNNDMGFHSLPRVGARVSLQSLDQTQSMMSRQTEDIAGTLPHQISKLQVDDSVVHLRNNPTMGTLSRPKSQEVRSCDSEKSSSPACVVSPHATYSTSVIPNATLSSSSEVILIHAAQSVGSLDSKISSSTAFPNPRDNPPTSSAISGKEDHHSSSGNWSESSSTRHSQTSDTIPSNTVMMLSLGDSAVSLSTPGNAEAGSQSMSYSCRSTAALASPSQDSDGRSESSYSGERAQAAVSSTEHWLYKSSENSETPSRKAVCTTPGCATPGSNRSSSSLERMSVRDDSTSLYSVDHDGYYSSMHMDSGLKSDMPCNSTNGFENPRDSVVNVFEGKEKRHQDDHSGQGDKSLARNISLKKAKKPPLPPSRTDSLRRMPKKKAQSNGQILDETLIATLQHSLQLNLKCKNGSSPSQSPCSDYEDPWVLRSRSQSSVSASSSMMSTTAPNLYSICTVTPSQSETSSIKSEYADQWGYYSDYAAVADDQVKSPVAHSASTSSALSDYSISHFSDGSRASVPQVPSGLAKPKSASPEKSHRVTSPSSGYSSQSNTPTALTPVPVLVKSASSGNGKSKLKPKVPERKSSLLSSVSVSSSSTSLSSNTSTEGNVSVKKLDPALSPPVDSAAPPPPPPPLPTSPHCSELSPPPPPPPAEVTDLSPLSASPTFPPPPPEAGVNSTFAQTVPWFPQEASISSFSSPVPPPSSCPLAAPPPAPPLDPKITKGVTIYPQYSFKKRNQEDSCYSPVKQPPSKQDASRPVMPLVTTKALQMVQLRSVRKSTEGEPSTESVCEATSQEKGTANSSSQSLLKPSLSLKLSTSLGDEEMKTQGTSFKNTVQTLSRGSPLILSDNTPVLDSDQKPVSAVGLKKSSEVGALGSTADDTPESSVQSEDLPSGMSLQGSPASPDKTQVVLPSKKPPPISKKPKLFLLVPPPQLDLTVEKAAEVSDTARSPTKRDAVLAHSEEARNCLTDGLGSSEMDSGSLVPEGGAAGFTFSETVGANAFVVQPASSPVQEEPRQEEQSAFDEGSSSGSSQDSGSNTDGHLSQENESVEVFESDTASSSFLPSSTYGEETDGVATPARPRTTEDLFAAIHRSKRKVLGRKDSEDDRTRNHSPSPPVTPTGASPNLGTLKQAGSIQRSVRKSSTSNDNFKALLLKKGSRCDTSSRMSAAEMLKNTDPRFHRTKTDASPDLPDSPASCSPSKSKRAQEEWAKSEGLMPRSMSFSGTRYGRSRTPPSAASSKYNVRNRIQSSPMTVISEGDGEVVEQSEGRVRRTLEQQQEGQLDMCNSDEMDMNDFPYAEEAGCKETLDPAHVDLMTQPGASRKYLNSSAEES from the exons ATGTGTTCTCACACTCCTTGTTttggagaaggagaag TTGGTACTGGCCAAAGTGATTTCCGAGGGCATTCGATGTATGTCCCAGATCACTGTTCCACGCTAGGGAGACTGGACAGCTACCGCTCTGCTATGCAACGCTCTGAAACCAAGGACACCAGCTGCCAGACGGAGGAAGTTAAAGTTGTGCCCCCTTCAATGAGAAGAATACGAGCACAGAAAGGACAAGGCATTGCAGCCCAGATGTCTCAGTTCTCCAGCTCATCTGGAAACATGTCAGTGATGAGTGATTCTGCTGCAGTTATATTTGCTTCTCGCCAAAATAACGACATGGGTTTTCACAGCTTGCCTCGGGTTGGTGCGAGAGTGTCTCTGCAGTCCCTCGATCAGACACAGAGCATGATGTCGAGGCAGACCGAAGACATTGCTGGCACTTTACCCCACCAGATAAGTAAATTGCAGGTGGATGATAGTGTTGTGCATCTGAGGAATAATCCCACAATGGGGACTCTTTCGAGGCCAAAGTCCCAAGAGGTGAGAAGCTGTGATAGCGAGAAATCCTCAAGCCCAGCATGTGTGGTGTCTCCTCATGCCACTTACTCAACGAGCGTCATACCCAATGCAACACTGTCATCCTCCTCGGAAGTTATCCTTATTCACGCTGCCCAGAGTGTTGGATCATTGGATAGTAAAATTTCCAGCTCCACTGCCTTTCCAAATCCAAGAGACAATCCGCCTACCAGCAGTGCAATAAGTGGGAAAGAAGATCACCATTCTTCCAGTGGTAACTGGAGTGAGAGTAGCTCCACACGTCACTCACAGACATCGGATACCATCCCATCTAACACTGTCATGATGCTTTCTCTTGGTGACTCTGCTGTCTCTCTAAGCACTCCTGGGAACGCAGAGGCTGGATCTCAGAGCATGAGCTACAGCTGTAGGAGCACTGCTGCTTTAGCAAGCCCTTCGCAGGACAGCGATGGTCGGAGTGAATCCAGCTATTCTGGGGAGcgagcacaggcagcagtgagCAGCACGGAGCACTGGTTGTACAAGTCTTCAGAAAACAGCGAGACCCCTTCACGCAAGGCGGTTTGTACaacaccaggctgtgccacgCCCGGCAGCAAccggagcagcagcagcctggagaggatGTCAGTCAGGGATGATTCCACTTCCCTGTATTCTGTGGACCACGATGGCTATTACAGCTCCATGCATATGGACTCTGGACTAAAGTCAGACATGCCATGCAACAGTACTAATGGTTTTGAGAACCCCAGAGACAGCGTGGTAAATGTCTttgaaggaaaggagaagagacaTCAAGATGACCACTCAGGCCAAGGTGACAAATCCCTTGCAAGAAACATCTCCCTGAAAAAGGCAAAGAAGCCACCTTTGCCACCATCCAGAACAGACTCACTCAGAAGGATGCCTAAGAAAAAAGCCCAGTCCAATGGACAGATACTTGATGAAACCCTCATTGCCACACTCCAGCATTCTCTGCAGCTGAATCTCAAGTGCAAAAACGGCAGCTCCCCttcccagagcccctgcagtgATTATGAGGATCCCTGGGTGTTGCGCTCCCGCAGCCAAAGCTCGGTCAGTGCGAGCAGCAGCATGATGTCCACCACTGCTCCAAACCTGTACTCCATCTGCACAGTCACTCCCTCCCAGAGTGAAACAAGTAGCATAAAGTCGGAGTATGCTGACCAGTGGGGTTACTACAGTGACTATGCCGCAGTGGCAGATGACCAGGTGAAATCTCCAGTGGCCCATTCTGCCAGTACATCATCTGCTCTCAGTGATTACAGCATCAGCCACTTCAGTGATGGCTCAAGGGCTTCTGTGCCACAAGTGCCCAGTGGACTGGCCAAACCAAAGAGTGCTTCTCCAGAGAAATCCCACCGAGTCACATCGCCATCAAGTGGGTACTCCAGCCAGTCCAATACACCCACTGCGCTTACTCCAGTGCCTGTACTTGTAAAGTCTGCATCATCAGGAAATGGGAAATCCAAGCTGAAGCCTAAAGTGCCTGAAAGGAAGTCCTCTCTTCTGTCTTCGGTTTCCGTGTCTTCATCATCCACTTCTCTTTCTTCAAATACATCTACTGAAGGGAATGTGAGTGTGAAGAAACTGgaccctgccctgagccctcctGTGGATTCTGCTGCACCgcctccaccacctcctcctcttccaacATCTCCACATTGCTCTGaactttctcctcctcctcctcctcctccagcagaagTCACGGATCTGTCACCGTTGTCGGCTTCTCCCACGTTCCCCCCTCCTCCGCCAGAAGCCGGTGTAAATTCTACCTTTGCTCAGACTGTCCCATGGTTTCCGCAAGAAGCCTCTATCAGTTCATTCTCTTCccctgttcctcctccttcctcttgcCCCTTAGCTGCCCCGCCACCAGCACCACCGCTTGATcccaaaataacaaaaggtgtaACAATATACCCACAGTATTCTTTCAAGAAACGCAACCAGGAGGATTCTTGCTACAGTCCGGTGAAACAGCCACCCAGCAAGCAAGATGCATCAAGACCTGTGATGCCTTTAGTAACCACCAAAGCACTGCAGATGGTGCAGTTGAGGTCCGTGAGAAAATCAACAGAAGGTGAACCATCAACTGAATCTGTTTGTGAAGCCACCTCTCAGGAAAAGGGTACTGCAAACTCATCGTCACAGTCTTTGCTAAAGCCGTCTCTCTCACTAAAACTCAGTACCAGCTTAGGCGATGAGGAAATGAAAACTCAAGgcacttcatttaaaaatacagttcaaACACTGTCTCGGGGTTCTCCTCTCATTCTCTCTGATAACACACCTGTACTTGACAGTGATCAAAAGCCTGTGAGTGCAGTAGGTCTAAAGAAATCTTCTGAAGTTGGTGCTCTGGGGTCAACCGCTGATGACACACCTGAGTCCTCAGTGCAGAGTGAAGACCTCCCTTCTGGCATGTCACTTCAGGGGTCACCAGCATCTCCTGACAAGACTCAGGTTGTATTGCCAAGCAAGAAACCGCCTCCTATTTCAAAGAAACCCAAACTGTTCCTTCTGGTACCACCTCCACAGCTAGACCTTACAGTGGAGAAAGCAGCTGAAGTGAGCGATACTGCCAGAAGCCCGACTAAGAGAGACGCTGTGCTTGCACACTCTGAGGAGGCGAGAAACTGTCTTACAGATGGACTCGGTTCTAGCGAGATGGACTCTGGCAGCCTGGTTCctgagggaggagctgctggattcACCTTCTCTGAGACAGTGGGAGCGAATGCCTTTGTGGTACAGCCTGCTTCATCACCAGTTCAAGAAGAACCCAGGCAAGAGGAGCAGTCTGCTTTTGATGAAGGAagcagctcaggcagcagccaAGACAGTGGCAGTAACACTGACGGGCACCTATCTCAAGAGAATGAAAGTG TGGAGGTGTTTGAATCAGACACAGCCAGCAGTTCATTCCTGCCAAGCAGTACTTATGGGGAAGAGACGGACGGAGTGGCAACACCGGCAAGACCAAGGACTACCGAGGATCTTTTTGCAGCCATTCACAG ATCCAAAAGGAAAGTCCTTGGCCGGAAAGATTCTGAAGACGACCGTACCCGCAACCATTCTCCGTCGCCCCCCGTAACTCCCACTGGTGCTTCCCCAAATTTAGGTACCCTCAAACAAGCTGGATCTATTCAGAGAAGCGTCCGCAAGAGCAGCACCAGCAATGACAACTTCAAAGCCCTGCTGCTGAAGAAAGGCAGTCGCTGTGACACCAGCTCCCGCATGTCCGCAGCAGAGATGTTGAAGAACACGGACCCGCGGTTCCACCGCACAAAGACAGACGCCTCCCCTGACCTTCCCGACAGCCCCgccagctgctctcccagcaaGAGCAAACGGGCCCAGGAGGAGTGGGCCAAGAGCGAGGGCCTGATGCCAAGGAGCATGTCCTTCTCGGGCACGAGGTATGGCCGCTCACGGACACCCCcgtctgctgccagcagcaagtACAACGTCCGCAACCgcatccagagcagccccaTGACTGTCATCAGTGAGGGAGACGGGGAAGTGGTGGAACAGTCTGAGGGCAGGGTCCGGAGGACTTTGGAACAGCAGCAAGAGGGGCAGCTTGATATGTGTAACAGTGATGAAATGGACATGAATGACTTCCCGTATGCTGAGGAGGCAGGCTGCAAGGAGACCTTGGATCCAGCCCATGTAGACTTAATGACTCAACCAGGTGCTTCAAGGAAGTATTTAAACTCTTCAGCTGAAGAAAGTTAA